A window of Vigna unguiculata cultivar IT97K-499-35 chromosome 4, ASM411807v1, whole genome shotgun sequence contains these coding sequences:
- the LOC114182380 gene encoding mavicyanin-like has protein sequence MGHKNTILLALLATMVAKEVFAAQHVVGGNQGWDQSTDFKSWTSGQTFKIGDKLVFKYSSLHSVVELGNESAYKSCDISNPIQSLSTGNDVVKLEKPGTRYFTCGTLGHCSQGMKLKITILKGNAPSPSSSPSSSPSSSPSSSPSLTSPSSSPAITTDASSASQCFTSFMFILALSLTLILSLF, from the exons ATGGGGCACAAGAACACAATTTTGTTGGCACTGCTTGCTACCATGGTTGCAAAGGAGGTCTTTGCAGCACAACATGTTGTTGGTGGAAACCAAGGTTGGGATCAATCCACAGACTTTAAGTCATGGACTTCAGGCCAAACATTCAAGATTGGAGATAAACTTG TTTTCAAGTACAGTTCTTTGCACAGTGTGGTTGAGCTAGGCAACGAGAGTGCCTACAAGAGTTGTGATATCAGCAATCCAATCCAATCTTTGAGTACCGGCAATGATGTTGTGAAATTGGAGAAACCAGGTACGAGGTACTTCACTTGTGGTACCTTGGGTCACTGTAGTCAAGGGATGAAGCTCAAAATTACCATACTTAAAGGGAATGCTCCTTCTCCTTCAtcatcaccatcttcatcaccatcatcatctcCCTCATCATCACCATCATTGACTTCACCATCTTCTTCTCCTGCTATTACTACTGATGCATCTTCAGCCTCACAATGCTTCACCTCTTTTATGTTCATTCTTGCATTATCTCTCACTCTAATTCTTTCCttgttttaa